A single window of Achromobacter xylosoxidans DNA harbors:
- a CDS encoding UDP-glucose dehydrogenase family protein, whose product MKITVVGTGYVGLVSGACLADMGNDVMCLDVDAAKIALLRQGGIPIYEPGLEDLVRRNVQAGRLHFTDDVAQSVAFGDVQFIAVGTPPGEDGSADLKYVLAAARNIARHMTSRKLIVDKSTVPVGTADKVRAAVAEELAKRGVEVPFSVASNPEFLKEGAAINDFMSPDRVIVGADDDYTIGVMRRIYEPFQRTHDRLMVMDVRSAELTKYAANAMLATRISFMNEMANLAEALGADIEQVRRGIGADPRIGYHFLYPGAGYGGSCFPKDVQALVNTAAENALPMRVIEAAEAANHAQKFRLSEKLVARYGEDLSGRKIALWGLSFKPNTDDMREAPSLTVIDELTRRGATVRAYDPVAMHEAGRILDGKPGVSFATDMYDALDGADALLIATEWKVFRAPDFDRVKALLKTPLIIDGRNLYTPADVRAQGFEYSGIGRA is encoded by the coding sequence ATGAAGATCACGGTCGTGGGTACCGGTTACGTAGGGTTGGTGTCGGGGGCATGCCTGGCCGACATGGGCAACGACGTTATGTGCCTGGACGTGGATGCGGCGAAGATCGCCCTGCTGCGCCAGGGGGGTATCCCCATCTACGAGCCGGGCCTGGAAGACCTGGTGCGGCGCAACGTGCAGGCCGGCCGCCTGCATTTCACCGACGACGTGGCCCAGAGCGTGGCGTTCGGCGACGTGCAGTTCATCGCGGTGGGCACGCCGCCCGGCGAGGACGGCTCGGCCGACCTGAAATACGTGCTGGCCGCCGCCCGCAACATTGCCCGGCATATGACCAGCCGCAAGCTGATCGTGGACAAGTCCACCGTCCCGGTCGGCACCGCCGACAAGGTGCGGGCCGCGGTGGCCGAGGAATTGGCCAAGCGCGGTGTCGAGGTGCCGTTCAGCGTCGCCTCGAATCCGGAATTCCTGAAGGAAGGCGCCGCGATCAACGATTTCATGAGCCCGGACCGCGTCATCGTCGGCGCCGACGACGACTACACCATCGGCGTCATGCGCCGCATCTACGAGCCGTTCCAGCGCACCCACGACCGCCTGATGGTGATGGACGTGCGCTCGGCCGAGCTGACCAAATACGCCGCCAACGCCATGCTGGCGACCCGCATCTCGTTCATGAACGAGATGGCCAACCTGGCCGAAGCGCTGGGCGCCGACATCGAGCAGGTGCGCCGCGGCATCGGCGCCGATCCGCGCATCGGCTACCACTTCCTGTATCCGGGCGCCGGCTACGGCGGCTCGTGCTTCCCCAAGGACGTGCAGGCGCTGGTCAACACCGCCGCCGAGAATGCGCTGCCGATGCGTGTCATCGAGGCCGCCGAGGCCGCCAACCATGCGCAGAAGTTCCGCCTGTCGGAAAAGCTGGTGGCGCGCTACGGCGAGGACCTGAGCGGCCGCAAGATCGCGCTGTGGGGCCTGTCGTTCAAGCCCAATACCGACGACATGCGCGAGGCCCCCAGCCTGACCGTGATCGACGAGCTGACGCGCCGCGGCGCCACCGTGCGCGCCTACGATCCGGTGGCCATGCACGAGGCCGGCCGGATTCTGGATGGCAAGCCCGGCGTGAGCTTCGCCACCGACATGTACGATGCGCTCGACGGCGCCGACGCGCTGCTGATCGCCACCGAATGGAAGGTCTTCCGCGCGCCCGACTTCGACCGCGTCAAGGCCTTGCTGAAGACGCCGCTGATCATCGACGGCCGCAATCTCTACACGCCGGCCGACGTGCGCGCCCAGGGCTTCGAGTATTCGGGCATCGGCCGCGCATGA
- a CDS encoding Lrp/AsnC family transcriptional regulator, which translates to MQNQPVTLPELDDLDLRILEQLQDDNSLTNQELAARVHASPPTCLRRVRRLVEEGVIARQVAILAPDKLGSTLTAIVEITLDVQAAESLGAFERIMLAEPAVLQCYRVSPGPDFVVIAQVKDMPAYHALAHRAFTAHANVRNVRTFFSVHRAKFETRIDPRG; encoded by the coding sequence ATGCAAAACCAGCCGGTCACCCTGCCTGAGTTGGACGATCTGGACCTGCGCATCCTGGAACAGTTGCAAGACGACAACTCGCTGACCAACCAGGAACTGGCCGCGCGCGTGCACGCCTCGCCGCCGACCTGCCTGCGACGGGTGCGGCGCCTGGTGGAAGAAGGCGTGATTGCGCGCCAGGTGGCCATCCTGGCGCCAGACAAGCTGGGCAGCACGCTGACGGCCATCGTCGAGATCACGCTGGACGTGCAGGCGGCCGAAAGCCTGGGCGCCTTCGAACGGATCATGCTGGCCGAACCGGCGGTGCTGCAGTGCTACCGCGTGTCGCCGGGACCGGATTTCGTGGTGATCGCGCAGGTCAAGGACATGCCGGCCTATCACGCGCTGGCGCACCGCGCCTTCACCGCGCACGCCAACGTGCGCAACGTGCGCACGTTCTTCTCGGTGCATCGCGCCAAGTTCGAGACCCGTATCGATCCGCGCGGATAG
- the glmS gene encoding glutamine--fructose-6-phosphate transaminase (isomerizing), whose amino-acid sequence MCGIVGAVAQRDITPILVEGLKRLEYRGYDSCGVAVYADGHLRRTRSTQRVAELAEQVAQDKVQGFTGIAHTRWATHGVPATHNAHPHFSHLGNDEPRIALVHNGIIENHDELRAELQAVGYVFESQTDTEVIAHLVNHLYAGDLFEAVQNAVRRLHGAYAIAVFCRDEPHRVVGARQGSPLVVGVGQNENFLASDALALAGTTDQIIYLEDGDVVDLQLARVWIVDANGKNVERQVHTVQVHTGAAELGPYRHYMQKEIFEQPRAVGDTLQDIEAITPELFGDDAYKIFKDIDSLLILACGTSYYAGLTAKYWIESIAKIPVAVEIASEYRYRDSVPNPRSLVVTISQSGETADTLAALKHARSLGMENTLTICNVSTSAMVRECKLSYITRAGVEIGVASTKAFTTQLTALFLLTLALAQVRGRLTDEQEAEHLKALRHLPVAIGSVLALEPQIMAWADRFASKENALFLGRGMHYPIALEGALKLKEISYIHAEAYPAGELKHGPLALVTEHMPVVTIAPKDELLEKLKSNMQEVRARGGELYVFADADSKIQSAEGMHVIRMPEHYGKLSPILHTVPLQLLSYHTACARGTDVDKPRNLAKSVTVE is encoded by the coding sequence ATGTGCGGCATTGTTGGCGCCGTCGCCCAGCGCGACATCACCCCGATCCTGGTCGAAGGCCTGAAGCGGCTGGAATACCGCGGCTATGACTCCTGCGGCGTCGCCGTCTACGCCGACGGCCACCTGCGCCGCACGCGCAGCACACAGCGCGTGGCCGAGCTGGCCGAACAGGTCGCGCAGGACAAGGTGCAAGGTTTCACCGGCATCGCCCACACCCGCTGGGCCACGCACGGCGTGCCGGCCACGCACAATGCCCACCCGCATTTCTCGCACCTGGGCAACGACGAGCCGCGCATCGCGCTGGTACACAACGGCATCATCGAGAACCACGACGAACTGCGCGCCGAGCTGCAGGCCGTGGGCTACGTCTTCGAAAGCCAGACCGACACCGAAGTGATCGCGCACCTGGTCAACCACCTGTATGCCGGCGACCTGTTCGAGGCCGTGCAGAACGCCGTGCGCCGCCTGCATGGCGCCTACGCCATCGCCGTGTTCTGCCGCGACGAACCGCACCGCGTGGTCGGCGCGCGCCAGGGTTCGCCGCTGGTGGTGGGCGTGGGCCAGAACGAGAACTTCCTGGCCTCGGACGCGCTGGCGCTGGCCGGCACCACCGACCAGATCATCTACCTGGAAGACGGCGACGTCGTCGACCTGCAGTTGGCGCGCGTCTGGATCGTGGACGCCAACGGCAAGAATGTGGAACGCCAGGTGCATACCGTGCAGGTGCACACCGGCGCGGCTGAACTCGGCCCCTACCGCCACTACATGCAGAAGGAGATCTTCGAGCAGCCGCGCGCCGTCGGCGACACGCTGCAGGACATCGAGGCCATCACGCCCGAACTGTTCGGCGACGACGCCTACAAGATCTTCAAGGACATCGACTCGCTGCTGATCCTGGCCTGCGGCACCAGCTACTACGCCGGCCTGACCGCCAAGTACTGGATCGAATCGATCGCCAAGATCCCCGTGGCGGTCGAAATCGCCAGCGAATACCGCTACCGCGACAGCGTGCCGAACCCGCGCTCGCTGGTCGTCACGATCTCGCAGTCGGGCGAAACCGCCGACACGCTGGCCGCGCTCAAGCATGCCCGCTCGCTGGGCATGGAAAACACGCTGACCATCTGCAACGTGTCCACCAGCGCCATGGTGCGCGAATGCAAGCTGTCGTACATCACGCGCGCCGGCGTCGAAATCGGCGTGGCCTCGACCAAGGCCTTCACCACGCAGCTGACCGCGCTGTTCCTCTTGACGCTGGCGCTGGCGCAAGTGCGCGGCCGCCTGACCGACGAGCAGGAGGCCGAGCACCTGAAGGCGCTGCGCCACCTGCCCGTGGCCATCGGCTCGGTGCTGGCGCTGGAACCGCAGATCATGGCCTGGGCCGATCGCTTCGCCTCGAAGGAAAACGCGCTGTTCCTGGGCCGCGGCATGCACTACCCGATCGCGCTGGAAGGCGCGCTCAAGCTCAAGGAAATCAGCTACATCCACGCCGAAGCCTATCCGGCCGGCGAACTCAAGCATGGCCCGCTGGCCCTGGTGACCGAGCACATGCCCGTGGTCACCATCGCGCCCAAGGACGAGCTGCTGGAAAAGCTGAAGTCGAACATGCAGGAAGTGCGCGCGCGCGGCGGCGAGCTGTACGTGTTCGCCGACGCCGACAGCAAGATCCAGAGCGCCGAAGGCATGCACGTGATCCGCATGCCCGAGCACTACGGCAAGCTGTCGCCGATCCTGCACACGGTGCCGCTGCAGCTGCTGTCGTACCACACGGCCTGCGCCCGTGGCACCGACGTGGACAAGCCGCGCAATCTGGCCAAGAGCGTGACGGTGGAGTGA
- a CDS encoding class I SAM-dependent methyltransferase, translating into MKPEKVHLTQEKETLLITLFAKAGESELGDSLLNDRYAAEAVKRIDYDFARLKVGRDMMIGLAMRAHHLDEWARRFIERHPRCVVLHLGCGLDTRYFRIAPAPGVRWYDVDYPEVVDLRRRLFAMQEGYFLIASAVQDVAWLEQVPADLPVLVIAEGLLMYLSRDDVRALLGGIVSRFQHGEFICDALSSLGVRFVQRIPSVRATGAQLKWGIDDPRELEALAPPLKLAEEADCYRRDDVARFSLLSRISIGIMLAIPALRRMNHLLRYTIQCDPRPTPR; encoded by the coding sequence ATGAAACCAGAGAAAGTGCACCTGACGCAGGAGAAGGAGACCCTGCTGATCACGCTGTTCGCGAAGGCCGGCGAATCCGAACTGGGCGACTCGCTCCTGAACGACCGCTATGCCGCGGAAGCGGTGAAACGCATCGATTATGACTTCGCCAGGCTCAAGGTCGGCCGCGACATGATGATCGGTCTGGCGATGCGCGCCCACCATCTTGACGAATGGGCGCGCCGCTTCATCGAACGCCATCCTCGATGCGTCGTACTTCACCTGGGTTGCGGGCTGGATACGCGCTACTTCCGCATCGCCCCAGCGCCAGGCGTGCGCTGGTACGACGTCGACTACCCCGAGGTGGTCGACCTTCGGCGTCGGCTTTTCGCGATGCAGGAAGGCTATTTCCTGATCGCATCCGCTGTCCAGGATGTCGCGTGGCTTGAGCAGGTTCCCGCCGACCTGCCGGTGCTCGTAATCGCGGAGGGCCTGCTGATGTACCTGTCGCGAGACGACGTCAGGGCGCTACTCGGGGGTATCGTTTCCAGGTTTCAACACGGGGAATTCATCTGTGACGCGCTCAGTTCCCTGGGCGTTCGCTTCGTCCAGCGCATTCCGTCGGTGCGCGCCACCGGCGCGCAGTTGAAGTGGGGGATCGACGACCCGCGTGAGCTGGAGGCACTCGCGCCGCCGCTGAAACTGGCCGAAGAGGCCGACTGCTATCGCCGCGATGACGTCGCGCGGTTTTCCCTGCTGTCGAGAATATCCATCGGCATCATGCTCGCGATCCCCGCCCTCCGGCGCATGAACCATCTCCTTCGCTACACCATTCAATGCGATCCACGCCCGACGCCGCGGTAG
- a CDS encoding RrF2 family transcriptional regulator: MKMSEGVEWALHCCLTLAWVGNDGPVPTSRLAAAFELPSHYLNKFLQSLVRAGIFTSSAGAKGGFQLAKSPEAISLLDVVMAIEGDEWAFRCTEIRQRGAGCLAKPNDFARPCGIAAAMQRAETAWRKELAAQTIADLIKASPPSGSQRMKQWYAGYSS; the protein is encoded by the coding sequence ATGAAGATGAGCGAAGGTGTTGAATGGGCATTGCACTGTTGCCTGACCCTGGCGTGGGTCGGCAATGACGGGCCGGTGCCGACATCCAGGCTCGCCGCCGCATTCGAACTGCCTTCGCACTATCTGAACAAGTTTCTCCAGAGTCTGGTGCGTGCCGGAATTTTCACTTCTTCGGCGGGCGCCAAGGGGGGCTTTCAACTCGCGAAGTCTCCCGAGGCGATCTCCCTGTTGGATGTCGTGATGGCCATCGAGGGAGATGAGTGGGCATTCCGGTGCACCGAAATCAGGCAGCGTGGCGCGGGATGTCTTGCCAAGCCAAACGACTTCGCGCGTCCCTGTGGAATCGCCGCCGCCATGCAGCGAGCCGAGACCGCATGGAGAAAGGAACTGGCCGCGCAGACCATTGCCGATCTGATAAAGGCATCTCCGCCATCAGGGAGCCAGCGAATGAAGCAATGGTATGCGGGCTATTCAAGCTAG
- a CDS encoding glycosyltransferase family 4 protein gives MKILQLNFEKGWRGGERQTLYCMRAFRNAGHQVEVLCREGGPLAERVRQEGFVAHPVRNVPAQLAFLARAGSGYDIIHAQTANTVTWAVLTKWLHRRPVAFSRRTSFVVKPNEEWKTGYKWRHTDLFVAISDMAASEPRRLGLDPVIIRSAVEPHRINQENVAALVREFGLEGKKVMATSAALIRDKDPVTLVRAVAELAKTRRDFVFLHFGAGGDREQQARDEARALGVEDVYRFAGFRKGVEDFYSILDVFVMSSEEEALGSSVLDAFLQRVPVVSTDAGGLKESLADGRGVLCAVADFHAMAQGMARCLDDAAFRQEITERAYQYVRDEHDVQKMGNRYLAQFERLLAAR, from the coding sequence ATGAAGATCCTGCAGCTCAACTTCGAGAAGGGGTGGCGCGGCGGCGAACGCCAGACGCTGTACTGCATGCGGGCGTTCCGCAATGCCGGCCACCAGGTCGAAGTGCTGTGCCGCGAGGGCGGCCCGCTGGCCGAGCGCGTGCGCCAGGAGGGCTTCGTGGCGCACCCCGTCCGCAACGTGCCGGCGCAGCTGGCATTCCTGGCGCGCGCGGGCAGCGGCTACGACATCATCCACGCCCAGACCGCCAACACCGTCACCTGGGCGGTGCTGACCAAGTGGCTGCACCGCCGCCCGGTGGCGTTCTCGCGCCGCACTTCGTTCGTGGTCAAGCCCAACGAGGAATGGAAGACCGGCTACAAGTGGCGCCACACCGACCTGTTCGTGGCCATCAGCGACATGGCCGCGAGCGAACCGCGTCGCCTGGGGCTGGATCCGGTCATCATCCGCAGCGCGGTCGAGCCGCACCGGATCAACCAGGAAAACGTCGCCGCGCTGGTGCGCGAATTTGGCCTGGAAGGCAAGAAGGTCATGGCCACGTCGGCCGCGCTGATCCGCGACAAGGATCCGGTGACGCTGGTGCGGGCGGTGGCCGAACTGGCGAAGACGCGGCGCGATTTCGTCTTCCTGCACTTCGGCGCCGGCGGCGATCGCGAGCAGCAGGCGCGCGACGAGGCGCGGGCGCTGGGGGTCGAGGACGTCTACCGTTTCGCGGGCTTTCGCAAGGGCGTCGAGGATTTCTACAGCATCCTCGACGTGTTCGTCATGAGCTCCGAGGAAGAGGCGCTGGGCAGCAGCGTGCTGGACGCCTTCCTGCAGCGGGTGCCGGTGGTGTCCACCGATGCCGGCGGCCTGAAGGAAAGCCTGGCCGACGGGCGCGGCGTGCTGTGCGCGGTGGCCGACTTCCACGCCATGGCCCAGGGCATGGCGCGCTGCCTGGATGACGCCGCGTTCCGCCAGGAAATCACCGAGCGCGCGTATCAGTACGTGCGCGACGAGCACGACGTGCAGAAGATGGGCAATCGCTATCTGGCGCAGTTCGAGCGGCTGCTGGCGGCGCGCTAG
- a CDS encoding MFS transporter — protein sequence MENVEQSQRSLGSTLVLALGTFAVGMDAFIVSAFLPEMAEDLSVSASMAGWSVTAFALAYALLAPIIATMTSTVARRRLLVSSLVLLGLANIASAACTTLGLLILTRIAAAASAAAYTPNAGATAAAMVHPGQRARALSVVIGGLTVATALGVPLGHAISVFMNWRASLAFVGVLAFAAAATVFLVMKPMPGGAAIGLRQRLSVLARPGVVGILMLTVFGMAAAYSAYAFVISILEGFQIPPANFTMMLFMYGLGAFCGNYLSGWATDRHGPIMTLACAYLVMTLALGGLGLMSGGKGPEAIYPISFLIACWGGSSWAQSPAQQQRLISLAPQEANLVIALNSSGIYIGIAIGTMIGGQLIGLGGSYPLWAGAALAAIAMCYIMMSGSTGRQGSDRG from the coding sequence ATGGAAAACGTCGAACAATCACAGCGCTCCCTGGGCTCAACCCTGGTCTTGGCCTTGGGTACGTTTGCGGTCGGTATGGATGCATTCATCGTTTCCGCATTTTTGCCGGAGATGGCGGAAGACCTGTCTGTGAGCGCATCGATGGCCGGGTGGTCGGTCACTGCGTTCGCCCTTGCCTATGCATTGCTTGCCCCGATCATCGCGACGATGACTTCCACGGTGGCCCGGCGCAGGCTGCTTGTGTCGTCGCTGGTTTTGCTCGGCCTTGCCAACATCGCTTCCGCGGCATGTACGACATTGGGGCTTCTCATACTGACGCGGATAGCCGCCGCCGCATCGGCGGCGGCCTACACCCCGAACGCGGGGGCGACGGCTGCCGCCATGGTGCATCCCGGTCAGCGGGCGCGAGCGCTTTCCGTCGTGATCGGAGGGCTCACCGTCGCCACTGCATTGGGCGTTCCGCTTGGCCATGCGATCAGCGTGTTCATGAACTGGCGCGCCTCATTGGCTTTTGTCGGCGTTCTTGCGTTCGCGGCGGCGGCAACGGTCTTTCTCGTGATGAAGCCCATGCCCGGAGGCGCCGCCATCGGTTTGCGGCAACGATTGTCGGTGCTTGCAAGACCAGGTGTCGTGGGCATACTGATGCTCACGGTTTTCGGGATGGCAGCGGCTTACTCGGCGTACGCCTTCGTCATCTCCATCCTGGAAGGCTTTCAGATCCCGCCCGCCAATTTCACCATGATGCTGTTCATGTATGGGCTTGGCGCCTTTTGCGGCAACTATCTTTCCGGGTGGGCTACGGACAGGCACGGGCCGATCATGACGCTTGCCTGCGCATACCTTGTCATGACCTTGGCCCTTGGCGGCCTGGGCCTCATGTCCGGCGGGAAAGGACCTGAAGCGATCTATCCGATTTCTTTCCTGATAGCGTGCTGGGGGGGCAGCAGCTGGGCCCAGTCACCCGCACAGCAGCAAAGGCTGATCAGCCTGGCTCCACAGGAAGCCAACCTGGTCATTGCGCTGAACTCTTCGGGAATCTATATCGGGATCGCTATCGGGACAATGATAGGCGGCCAGCTGATTGGCCTGGGCGGGTCGTATCCGTTATGGGCCGGGGCGGCACTGGCTGCAATTGCGATGTGCTACATCATGATGTCTGGAAGTACAGGGCGCCAAGGCTCCGATCGCGGATAG
- a CDS encoding zinc-dependent alcohol dehydrogenase family protein has product MQAYRITAGQGIGSLQRGALAARAPGPHEVRVRVKAVSLNFRDLMVARGGYLKPADAPVIPASDAAGEVVDVGAGVTRYRPGDRVMGAFFPDWIDGESDPVNTARVPGAASDGVLASEVIFSEHSLVAIPDSLSDEQAATLPCAAVTAWSALFVAGRAKAGQTALLLGTGGVSIWGLQLAKAAGLRAIITSSSNEKLARARELGAHHVINYRDAPEWQDEVLRVTGGEGAHVVLEVGGEGTLERSVAAVRHGGAVGIIGGVSGFDSVPVSPLALIAGHKRLEGILVGSRKMLEDVTRLVDSAGIAPVIDRVYGFDEAPAAFERLASGRHFGKIVIRVDR; this is encoded by the coding sequence ATGCAGGCATATCGGATCACCGCCGGCCAGGGTATCGGCTCGTTGCAACGCGGGGCGCTGGCAGCGCGCGCCCCCGGTCCCCATGAGGTGCGCGTGCGCGTCAAGGCCGTTTCGCTGAACTTCCGCGACCTGATGGTCGCGCGTGGCGGCTACCTGAAACCGGCGGACGCCCCCGTCATTCCAGCGTCCGACGCCGCTGGTGAAGTCGTGGACGTCGGCGCCGGGGTCACACGCTACCGGCCGGGCGACCGGGTGATGGGCGCCTTCTTTCCGGACTGGATCGATGGCGAGTCCGACCCCGTCAACACCGCGCGGGTGCCGGGCGCCGCCAGCGACGGCGTGCTGGCCAGCGAGGTCATTTTCTCCGAGCACTCCCTGGTCGCCATTCCCGATTCGCTCTCGGATGAACAGGCCGCGACCTTGCCATGCGCCGCCGTCACCGCCTGGAGCGCCCTGTTCGTCGCGGGACGCGCCAAAGCCGGCCAGACCGCCTTGCTGCTGGGCACCGGCGGGGTATCGATCTGGGGCCTGCAACTGGCCAAGGCTGCGGGCCTGCGCGCCATCATCACCTCGTCCAGCAACGAGAAACTGGCGCGGGCGCGCGAGTTGGGCGCGCACCACGTGATCAACTACCGCGACGCCCCCGAATGGCAGGACGAAGTGCTGCGCGTCACCGGCGGCGAAGGCGCCCACGTGGTGCTGGAAGTCGGCGGCGAGGGCACGCTGGAACGCTCGGTCGCGGCGGTCCGGCATGGCGGCGCGGTCGGCATCATCGGCGGTGTCAGCGGTTTCGACTCGGTGCCGGTCTCGCCCTTGGCGTTGATCGCCGGCCACAAGCGCCTGGAGGGCATTCTGGTGGGCAGCCGCAAGATGCTGGAAGATGTGACGCGGCTGGTCGACAGCGCCGGCATCGCGCCGGTGATAGACCGGGTCTACGGTTTCGACGAGGCGCCGGCCGCGTTCGAGCGCCTGGCCTCGGGCCGTCACTTCGGCAAGATCGTGATCCGCGTCGACCGCTGA
- a CDS encoding helix-turn-helix domain-containing protein, producing MDDSLRIVLVLDGRIDVSYGRAALNLVRGQGADAGLVMLREPEECRRVVRGGESSRRVSIGVSRQWLEQSLGETAVIAPHLATRCWNASTRIRLLAEQLLSPPPMPRQLGSLYLECRAIELVIEALSHGRAGDCHGTDPMPLPAAVHRRMVDLTHWLRRHADQPLSIDQIARHMNTTATTLQRHFRQALGITVFDFLQHERLRLARHALESEGVSVTQAAAMAGYANPGSFSTAFRRHFGLTPNQVRARL from the coding sequence GTGGACGATTCCCTGCGGATCGTACTGGTGCTCGACGGCAGGATCGACGTCAGCTACGGCCGGGCCGCGCTGAATCTGGTTCGTGGTCAGGGGGCCGACGCGGGTCTGGTGATGCTGCGCGAACCCGAGGAATGCCGGCGTGTGGTGCGAGGGGGAGAATCGTCGCGGCGTGTCAGCATCGGCGTGAGCCGGCAGTGGCTGGAACAGTCGCTCGGCGAGACCGCGGTGATTGCCCCGCATCTGGCGACGCGCTGCTGGAACGCATCCACGCGGATCCGGCTGCTGGCCGAGCAGTTGCTGAGTCCTCCGCCTATGCCGCGACAGCTGGGCAGCCTCTACCTTGAATGCCGTGCCATCGAACTGGTCATCGAGGCGCTGTCGCATGGCAGGGCGGGCGATTGCCATGGCACCGATCCCATGCCGTTGCCCGCGGCGGTTCATCGTCGTATGGTCGATCTTACGCATTGGCTGCGCCGCCACGCCGACCAGCCCTTGAGCATCGACCAGATCGCGCGCCACATGAATACCACGGCCACCACGCTGCAACGCCATTTCCGGCAGGCGCTGGGGATCACGGTGTTCGACTTCCTGCAGCACGAGCGCCTGCGCCTGGCCCGCCACGCCCTGGAATCCGAGGGGGTGAGCGTGACGCAGGCCGCGGCCATGGCCGGCTACGCCAATCCGGGCAGTTTCTCCACGGCATTCCGCCGCCACTTCGGGCTGACGCCGAACCAGGTGCGCGCCCGCCTGTAA